The following are encoded in a window of Arctopsyche grandis isolate Sample6627 chromosome 4, ASM5162203v2, whole genome shotgun sequence genomic DNA:
- the Blos4 gene encoding biogenesis of lysosome-related organelles complex 1 subunit 4 translates to MVSELANDYANFLKLDMTKELLPIHQSVDEMLTRLEEFETLMNVMHSNQNDSSAKAFAKILQCKPEIEILNNRVNYLHIFVNKVNDDMTLLERQVEAAEVQLGIPDASIKSLLKPFFAKISKEPLPTASHVKPGSNYTKPTLFKTSEYFPRDDPQSS, encoded by the coding sequence ATGGTGAGCGAATTAGCAAACGATTATGCCAATTTCTTGAAACTTGACATGACAAAGGAGTTGCTGCCTATTCACCAATCCGTGGATGAAATGCTCACCAGACTCGAAGAGTTTGAAACACTCATGAACGTCATGCATAGTAATCAAAACGACTCATCGGCAAAGGCATTTGCAAAGATACTACAGTGTAAACCGGAAATAGAGATTTTGAACAATAGGGTTAATTATCTACACATCTTTGTAAACAAAGTGAACGACGATATGACACTTCTAGAAAGACAGGTTGAAGCTGCAGAAGTCCAATTGGGAATACCAGATGCGTCGATTAAAAGTTTATTGAAACCGTTCTTCGCTAAAATCAGTAAGGAACCACTTCCGACCGCAAGTCATGTAAAACCGGGTTCAAACTATACAAAACCAACACTATTCAAGACATCAGAGTATTTTCCTCGTGATGACCCACAAAGCTCATAA
- the dUTPase gene encoding deoxyuridine triphosphatase, whose amino-acid sequence MPAESGAGVLLRFARLTEAAMPPLKGSAKAAGLDLRSAYDCVVPARGKELVKTDLQIELPHGCYGRIAPRSGLAWKNFIDVGAGVIDEDYRGNVGVLLFNHSDKDFTVNRGDRVAQLICEKIFYPELQEVPTLTDTERGEGGFGSTGQN is encoded by the exons ATGCCTGCCGAATCAGGTGCTGGAGTTCTGCTGCGCTTCGCTCGTCTCACTGAGGCTGCGATGCCCCCGCTAAAGGGTTCGGCCAAGGCTGCTGGACTGGATCTCAGAAG tgCATACGATTGTGTGGTGCCAGCCAGAGGAAAAGAGTTAGTCAAGACAGATTTACAGATTGAATTGCCTCATGGTTGTTATGGAAGAATCGCACCTCGTTCTGGGCTCGCTTGGAAAAATTTCATAGACGTAGGAG CTGGAGTAATAGATGAAGATTATAGAGGTAACGTTGGTGTGTTGCTTTTCAACCATTCCGATAAAGATTTCACCGTAAATCGTGGTGACAGAGTTGCACAGTTGATTTGTGAAAAAATCTTTTATCCTGAACTACAAGAAGTACCTACTCTGACCGATACTGAAAGAGGTGAAGGTGGATTTGGTTCCACTGGTCAAAACTAA